A stretch of Cellulosilyticum sp. I15G10I2 DNA encodes these proteins:
- a CDS encoding M50 family metallopeptidase has protein sequence MLTIIIIILMFALIVVIHEWGHYIAAKKNGVLVHEFAVGMGPKIWSIKKGETVYSIRAFPIGGFCSMEEEIGNSSNPRAMCSKSPWQKLFIVSFGAIMNFVLAFLLLTILTGYIGYGNNVIQSIESNMPAAEANLQIGDRITAIEGNRIHKLADITALVKDRDKNYVFTIERKNEAPFNVELKARWIEKEGRARFGFTPEIVHFNIFHNMKVGFINTFQVIGQVWLGFTQLITGKVPMDQVAGIIGVADFSAKQWDTGMQSGGVLLAIMNMIYIGAVISANLGVINLLPIPALDGGRIVFILIEMLRGKPLDPEKESAVHFIGFVLLMLLTVVVLYNDIIKVFNI, from the coding sequence ATGTTAACAATCATTATTATTATATTAATGTTTGCGCTTATAGTCGTTATTCATGAGTGGGGACATTATATTGCAGCTAAAAAAAACGGGGTACTCGTACATGAATTTGCAGTAGGAATGGGACCTAAAATTTGGTCTATTAAAAAAGGTGAAACAGTTTATTCTATAAGAGCATTTCCCATAGGTGGATTTTGCAGCATGGAAGAAGAGATAGGAAACAGTAGCAACCCAAGAGCTATGTGCTCAAAAAGTCCATGGCAGAAATTATTTATTGTGAGCTTTGGGGCAATAATGAACTTTGTTTTGGCGTTTCTTTTACTTACTATATTGACAGGTTATATTGGATACGGCAATAATGTCATTCAAAGTATAGAAAGTAATATGCCGGCCGCAGAAGCCAATTTACAAATAGGCGACCGCATTACTGCAATAGAAGGAAACCGTATTCATAAGTTAGCTGATATTACAGCACTAGTTAAAGACAGAGATAAAAACTATGTTTTCACTATAGAAAGAAAAAATGAAGCACCTTTTAATGTAGAATTAAAAGCCAGATGGATAGAGAAAGAAGGACGGGCAAGATTTGGGTTTACGCCAGAAATTGTTCATTTTAATATTTTTCATAATATGAAAGTTGGTTTTATAAATACTTTTCAGGTTATCGGGCAAGTATGGCTGGGTTTTACACAGCTTATCACAGGCAAAGTACCTATGGATCAAGTAGCGGGGATAATTGGTGTTGCAGACTTTAGTGCTAAACAATGGGATACTGGTATGCAATCGGGAGGCGTTTTACTTGCTATTATGAACATGATTTATATAGGGGCAGTTATATCAGCTAATTTAGGGGTTATCAATTTGCTTCCTATTCCTGCACTAGACGGAGGGCGTATTGTATTTATTTTGATCGAAATGCTAAGAGGAAAACCATTAGATCCAGAAAAAGAATCTGCTGTTCATTTTATTGGATTTGTATTATTAATGTTGCTGACAGTTGTTGTTTTATATAATGATATTATAAAGGTGTTTAATATATGA
- the rpsB gene encoding 30S ribosomal protein S2, which yields MSVISMKQLLEAGVHFGHQTRRWNPKMKEYIFTERNGIYIIDLQKTTKKVDEAYAVIRQAAEDGGKVLFVGTKKQAQESIKTEAERSGMYYVNQRWLGGMLTNFSTIKSRIGRLKQLEEMETNGTFEVLPKKEVIELRKEMDKLEKNLGGIKEMKDLPSLMFVVDPRKERIAIQEAHILGIPVVSIVDTNCDPEEVDYVIPGNDDAIRAVKLIVSKMADAIIEANQGEIFETTTEEKSDKAQAIAE from the coding sequence ATGAGTGTAATATCAATGAAACAACTTTTAGAAGCAGGGGTTCATTTTGGACATCAAACAAGAAGATGGAATCCTAAAATGAAAGAGTATATTTTTACAGAAAGAAACGGAATCTATATTATCGATTTACAAAAAACCACAAAAAAAGTAGATGAGGCTTATGCGGTTATTCGCCAAGCGGCAGAAGATGGTGGGAAAGTATTATTTGTTGGAACTAAAAAACAAGCTCAAGAATCTATCAAGACTGAAGCAGAAAGAAGCGGTATGTACTATGTAAACCAAAGATGGTTGGGTGGTATGCTTACAAACTTTTCAACAATTAAAAGTCGTATAGGTAGACTTAAACAATTAGAAGAGATGGAAACAAACGGAACATTTGAAGTGCTTCCAAAAAAAGAAGTTATCGAACTTCGCAAAGAGATGGACAAACTAGAAAAGAACTTAGGTGGTATTAAAGAAATGAAAGACCTTCCAAGTTTAATGTTTGTTGTTGATCCACGTAAAGAAAGAATTGCAATTCAAGAAGCACATATATTAGGTATTCCTGTTGTGTCTATTGTAGATACTAACTGTGATCCAGAAGAAGTAGATTATGTAATACCAGGTAATGATGATGCTATTCGTGCGGTTAAATTAATCGTATCAAAAATGGCAGATGCAATTATAGAAGCTAACCAAGGGGAAATTTTTGAAACTACTACAGAAGAAAAAAGCGACAAAGCTCAAGCAATCGCTGAATAA
- the pyrH gene encoding UMP kinase, with protein MKGYNKVLVKLSGEALAGEMQRGFDHTIITSVVVQLKELIEKGLQVAVVIGGGNFWRGRTSGDMDRVKADQIGMLATVMNALYVADVCRSQGIGAVVQTPFAVGNMTEIFSKDTALDHMKKGHVVFFAGGTGHPFFSTDTGAALRGCEIEADVLLFAKNIDGVYTSDPKLNHEAKRYKQLSCQELLRQNLKAIDATAAALCIEQKLPIIVFDLGATNGIVRVAMGEEIGTTIYIED; from the coding sequence ATGAAAGGTTATAATAAAGTATTAGTTAAATTAAGTGGAGAAGCGTTAGCCGGTGAGATGCAAAGAGGGTTTGATCATACAATTATTACAAGTGTCGTTGTACAGCTTAAAGAACTTATTGAAAAAGGCTTACAAGTAGCAGTTGTAATAGGAGGAGGTAACTTTTGGAGAGGCAGAACATCTGGGGATATGGATCGTGTAAAAGCTGACCAAATAGGAATGCTTGCCACAGTTATGAATGCTTTATACGTGGCAGATGTTTGCAGATCACAGGGGATAGGTGCCGTTGTACAAACCCCTTTTGCTGTAGGGAATATGACAGAAATATTTTCAAAGGATACAGCACTTGACCATATGAAAAAAGGACATGTTGTATTTTTTGCTGGTGGGACAGGGCATCCATTTTTTTCTACTGATACAGGAGCTGCTTTAAGAGGCTGTGAAATAGAGGCAGATGTCTTATTATTTGCTAAGAATATTGATGGCGTATATACAAGTGATCCTAAGCTCAATCATGAGGCAAAAAGATATAAACAACTATCTTGTCAAGAGCTACTGCGTCAAAACCTTAAAGCTATTGATGCCACTGCAGCTGCACTATGTATAGAGCAAAAATTACCTATTATTGTTTTCGATTTAGGAGCCACAAATGGCATAGTAAGAGTAGCCATGGGCGAAGAAATTGGCACAACAATTTATATAGAAGATTAA
- a CDS encoding isoprenyl transferase, which translates to MDETKVPTHVAIIMDGNGRWAKEHNLPRNEGHRRGTKTLENIIKHAAHIGIEYLTVYAFSTENWNRPQSEVEGLIKLLRRYLDQHIKKAPSEDIRFNAIGDIFSSNIPQDLRDKIIHLQEITKDKKGLCFNMAFNYGGRNEIIRACKSIINDILLKHIDDEMVNEEVFAKYLDTGHQPDPDLMIRTSGEIRTSNFLPWQLTYSEFYFTSCLWPEFTVQEFDMAIDEYRRRKRRFGNSE; encoded by the coding sequence ATGGATGAGACGAAAGTACCTACACATGTTGCTATCATTATGGATGGAAATGGAAGATGGGCCAAGGAACATAATCTGCCGCGGAATGAAGGTCACCGAAGAGGTACAAAAACATTAGAAAACATTATAAAACATGCGGCGCATATAGGTATAGAGTACTTAACGGTTTACGCATTTTCTACTGAAAATTGGAATAGGCCCCAAAGTGAAGTGGAAGGACTCATAAAACTGCTTAGAAGATATTTAGATCAGCATATTAAAAAAGCACCTAGTGAAGACATTCGATTTAATGCAATAGGAGATATTTTTTCATCCAATATACCACAAGATTTAAGAGATAAAATAATACACTTACAAGAGATTACAAAAGATAAAAAAGGGCTATGCTTTAATATGGCATTTAATTATGGCGGACGTAATGAGATTATTAGGGCTTGTAAAAGTATCATAAATGATATATTGTTAAAACACATAGATGATGAGATGGTTAATGAGGAGGTGTTTGCAAAGTATTTAGATACAGGGCATCAACCAGACCCAGATCTTATGATTCGTACAAGTGGTGAAATAAGAACGAGTAACTTTTTGCCTTGGCAATTAACCTATAGTGAGTTTTATTTTACATCCTGTTTATGGCCAGAATTTACGGTACAGGAGTTTGACATGGCGATTGATGAGTATAGGAGAAGAAAAAGAAGATTTGGTAACAGTGAATAG
- a CDS encoding chemotaxis protein CheD — protein MSEGNIIKVGMADLNVVKAPDILTTLGLGSCVGIALYDPSVKVGGLAHIMLPDSKQIKNNSNIAKFADTAIVKLIEDMVKIGAKSNRIIAKIAGGAHMFEFKNMDDMMRIGTRNIAAVTQILEELMIPIVANDTGSNYGRTIELHTTTGSLLVRTIGHGIKEI, from the coding sequence ATGAGTGAGGGAAATATTATTAAAGTAGGTATGGCAGATTTAAATGTTGTTAAGGCACCGGATATTTTAACAACACTTGGACTTGGTTCGTGTGTGGGAATAGCCTTATATGATCCAAGTGTTAAGGTTGGAGGACTTGCACATATCATGCTGCCTGACAGTAAGCAGATAAAAAACAATAGTAATATTGCAAAATTTGCAGATACTGCTATTGTAAAGCTTATAGAGGATATGGTTAAAATAGGTGCTAAAAGCAACAGGATTATTGCGAAGATAGCCGGTGGTGCTCATATGTTTGAGTTTAAAAATATGGATGATATGATGAGAATAGGTACAAGAAATATAGCAGCTGTAACGCAAATACTAGAAGAACTGATGATTCCGATAGTAGCAAATGATACGGGCAGTAATTATGGAAGAACAATTGAACTTCATACAACAACAGGCTCTTTGTTAGTTAGAACAATAGGTCATGGTATTAAAGAAATATAG
- the tsf gene encoding translation elongation factor Ts — translation MAITAAMVKELRERTGAGMMDCKNVLNETNGDMEKAIEVLREKGLAKAAKKAGRVAAEGLVKEAVSVDGKTAALVEINSETDFVAKNEQFITFVNEVAQLVLSNDVQDVEALKALSWPGDASKTVGDVLTEKIATIGENLSIRRLAKMTTEGTLVAYTHGGGKIVTIVDVAAEGDKAKEVGRNVAMQVAAVNPEYISMAQVSDETKDKEKEILMTQALNENPGKPENIIEKMVIGRLNKQLKEICLLEQEYVKDPDLTVAKYVAAELGSADAIKSFVRFETGEGIEKKEENFAEEVAKQIQG, via the coding sequence ATGGCAATTACAGCTGCTATGGTAAAAGAGTTACGTGAAAGAACTGGCGCAGGCATGATGGACTGCAAAAATGTTTTAAATGAAACAAATGGTGATATGGAAAAAGCTATTGAAGTGTTACGTGAAAAAGGCTTAGCAAAAGCAGCTAAGAAAGCTGGACGCGTAGCTGCAGAAGGACTTGTAAAAGAAGCTGTTTCTGTAGATGGTAAAACTGCAGCATTAGTTGAAATTAATTCAGAGACCGATTTTGTAGCTAAAAATGAGCAGTTTATTACATTTGTAAATGAAGTAGCACAATTAGTTCTTAGTAACGATGTCCAAGATGTTGAGGCATTAAAAGCACTTTCTTGGCCAGGGGATGCTTCAAAAACAGTAGGAGACGTATTAACTGAAAAGATAGCGACTATAGGAGAAAATTTATCTATTCGTCGTTTAGCAAAAATGACTACAGAAGGAACACTTGTAGCTTATACTCACGGAGGCGGTAAGATTGTTACAATAGTAGATGTAGCAGCAGAAGGAGATAAAGCAAAAGAAGTAGGCAGAAATGTGGCTATGCAAGTAGCTGCTGTTAATCCAGAGTATATTTCAATGGCGCAAGTTTCAGACGAAACAAAAGACAAAGAAAAAGAAATTTTAATGACTCAAGCTCTTAATGAAAATCCAGGTAAACCAGAAAATATTATTGAAAAAATGGTTATTGGAAGACTTAATAAACAACTCAAGGAAATCTGTCTTTTAGAACAAGAGTATGTTAAAGATCCTGATCTAACAGTAGCTAAATATGTTGCAGCTGAACTTGGCAGTGCAGATGCTATTAAATCTTTTGTACGTTTTGAAACTGGTGAAGGTATTGAGAAAAAAGAAGAAAACTTTGCTGAAGAAGTTGCAAAACAAATTCAAGGATAA
- a CDS encoding 1-deoxy-D-xylulose-5-phosphate reductoisomerase — MQNKNIVILGSTGSIGTQTLDVVRKSEKLNVVGLSAHSNIDLLETQIIEFNPQVVCVIQKDKAYELQNRLKAIKCKTEVVSGEEGLLITATLAQAELIITAVVGMVGLLPTIAAIKQGKNIALANKETLVTAGEIVMQLAEENNISIIPVDSEHSAIFQCLQGNAPSAVSKIILTASGGPFREYSSEQLQQVTVEQALKHPNWVMGNKITIDSATLMNKGLEVIEAKHLFNIMPSQIEVIVHKESIIHSMVEYQDGSTIAQLSYPDMRHPISYAIYYPSRVDTPYIKKLNLSRIQTLSFEEPRMDLFPCLQLAYEALKTGGTMPAVLNAANEVVVESFLNRQVTFMEIPRIIHKVMQKHICINRPTLNDLLECDRWAREYSRKKVEKC; from the coding sequence GTGCAAAATAAGAATATAGTTATCTTAGGTTCTACTGGATCCATTGGAACACAAACATTAGATGTAGTTAGAAAAAGTGAAAAACTAAATGTCGTAGGGCTAAGCGCACATAGCAATATAGACTTATTAGAAACTCAAATTATAGAATTTAATCCACAAGTAGTATGTGTGATACAAAAAGACAAAGCTTACGAACTGCAGAATAGACTTAAAGCAATAAAATGCAAAACAGAAGTTGTAAGCGGCGAAGAAGGGCTGCTTATAACGGCTACTTTAGCACAAGCCGAGCTTATTATTACAGCCGTAGTTGGCATGGTTGGACTTTTACCTACTATTGCAGCAATAAAACAAGGTAAAAATATTGCATTAGCCAACAAAGAAACTCTTGTTACAGCAGGAGAAATTGTGATGCAGTTAGCTGAAGAAAACAATATTTCTATTATTCCTGTAGACAGTGAGCATTCAGCAATCTTTCAATGTCTGCAAGGCAATGCACCGAGTGCTGTTTCAAAAATTATTTTAACAGCTTCAGGAGGACCCTTTAGAGAGTACTCCAGTGAACAGCTTCAGCAAGTTACAGTAGAACAAGCACTAAAACATCCTAATTGGGTAATGGGAAATAAGATTACGATTGATTCAGCAACTCTTATGAATAAGGGGTTAGAAGTTATTGAAGCAAAACATTTGTTTAATATAATGCCTAGTCAAATAGAAGTTATTGTTCATAAAGAGAGTATTATTCACTCAATGGTTGAATATCAAGATGGATCGACAATAGCTCAGCTAAGCTATCCGGATATGAGGCACCCTATTTCTTATGCAATCTATTATCCGAGTAGAGTAGATACTCCTTACATTAAAAAGCTTAATTTGTCTCGTATTCAAACGTTGTCTTTTGAAGAACCACGTATGGATTTATTTCCTTGCCTACAGCTTGCTTATGAGGCGTTAAAAACAGGAGGAACTATGCCAGCCGTTCTTAATGCTGCCAATGAAGTAGTTGTTGAAAGTTTTCTAAATAGACAAGTTACTTTTATGGAGATTCCTAGAATTATACATAAGGTTATGCAAAAACACATATGTATAAATAGGCCAACTCTTAATGACCTTTTGGAGTGCGATAGATGGGCTAGAGAATATAGTAGAAAGAAGGTAGAAAAATGTTAA
- the frr gene encoding ribosome recycling factor → MKQTLNKYEDKMKKTIQSFADELSTIRAGRANPHVLDRMTVDYYGVATPIQQVGNISIPEARVLQIQPWDTSLLKAIEKAINESDIGINPSNDGKMIRLIFPELTEERRKDLTKDVKKKGENAKVAIRNIRREALETLKKMEKANEITEDEQEVAEKEVQKLTDRSIDEIDKHIENKNKEILSV, encoded by the coding sequence ATGAAACAGACATTAAATAAGTATGAAGATAAAATGAAAAAGACGATACAATCATTTGCTGATGAATTAAGTACAATACGTGCAGGCAGAGCTAATCCCCATGTTTTAGATAGAATGACTGTAGATTATTATGGTGTAGCTACGCCTATACAACAAGTAGGAAATATCAGCATTCCAGAGGCACGTGTATTACAGATACAGCCATGGGATACATCTCTTCTTAAAGCTATTGAAAAAGCTATTAATGAATCCGATATAGGTATTAATCCTTCAAATGATGGGAAAATGATAAGACTTATTTTCCCAGAACTTACAGAAGAGCGCAGAAAAGACCTTACTAAAGATGTTAAGAAAAAAGGTGAAAATGCAAAAGTTGCAATTAGAAACATCAGACGTGAAGCACTTGAAACTTTAAAGAAGATGGAAAAAGCTAATGAGATCACAGAGGATGAACAAGAAGTAGCAGAAAAAGAAGTTCAGAAGTTAACGGATAGATCTATAGATGAAATAGACAAACATATTGAAAATAAAAACAAAGAAATTTTATCTGTATGA
- a CDS encoding FliA/WhiG family RNA polymerase sigma factor, with product MDKKDINVIWQQYNNTRDSGLKQILIEKYVYLVKLVAGRLGIYLNQYVDLDDLIGYGALGLIDAIDKFDLAKNVKFETYASLRIRGSILDAIRKLDWVPRTLRKKQKELDKAYTDLEFKLGRQPEETEVAHYLGIDVTEYNILLKEVNIATLVSIDEQTYNFETIKDPKAETPDSRFEEKEMKNTLTTLIESLPEREKQVIFLYYFEEFTLKEISSVLNVSESRISQLHTKAVSRMRAKLQKYNMVFPL from the coding sequence ATGGATAAGAAGGATATAAATGTTATTTGGCAACAATACAATAATACCAGAGACTCCGGACTAAAGCAGATACTTATTGAGAAGTATGTTTATTTAGTAAAATTGGTTGCAGGAAGGCTTGGAATTTATCTTAATCAATATGTGGACCTAGATGACCTTATAGGGTATGGAGCTTTAGGTCTTATTGATGCGATTGATAAGTTTGATCTAGCTAAAAATGTTAAGTTTGAAACCTATGCATCATTAAGAATCCGCGGATCCATCCTAGATGCTATCAGAAAATTAGACTGGGTACCAAGAACACTAAGAAAGAAGCAAAAAGAGCTGGATAAAGCTTATACAGATCTTGAATTCAAATTAGGCAGACAACCAGAAGAAACAGAAGTTGCCCACTATTTAGGGATAGATGTAACGGAATATAATATTTTGCTCAAAGAAGTAAATATTGCAACATTGGTTTCAATTGATGAGCAGACCTACAATTTTGAAACGATTAAAGATCCTAAAGCTGAAACACCAGATTCTAGGTTTGAAGAAAAGGAAATGAAAAATACCCTTACAACGCTTATTGAATCTTTGCCAGAGCGAGAAAAGCAAGTTATTTTCTTATACTATTTTGAAGAATTTACGTTAAAGGAAATTAGTAGTGTGTTGAATGTATCTGAATCGAGAATTTCTCAACTGCATACTAAAGCTGTTTCAAGAATGCGTGCAAAACTGCAAAAATATAATATGGTGTTTCCATTATAA
- a CDS encoding phosphatidate cytidylyltransferase encodes MLTRIITGVIGVPLMILIVTLGSPTLDYAVIIVSCLGLYELFHTMKNIYKPMKYIGYGSLLFYFAFFKTIHADYSIYLALLIVVALIYMVIKHPKYSITDVALTIFSSLYVGLLFGFIILTRNTQYGAFWVWLIVISSWGSDTFAYFSGILLGKHKLAPNLSPKKTIEGSIGGFIGAGLLGYIYTMIYTYYTYEVLREHIFTVVTTVMIASVISQFGDLAASAIKRFFNQKDFGYILPGHGGILDRFDSLLLVAPVIYAAVTLAENIIR; translated from the coding sequence GTGTTAACTAGAATAATAACAGGAGTTATAGGGGTTCCGCTTATGATTTTAATTGTAACTTTAGGAAGCCCTACGCTTGATTATGCTGTGATAATAGTGAGTTGTTTAGGGCTATATGAGTTATTTCATACAATGAAAAATATTTATAAGCCTATGAAATATATAGGATATGGATCATTGTTGTTCTATTTTGCATTTTTTAAAACTATTCATGCTGATTATAGCATCTATTTGGCGCTATTAATAGTAGTTGCTCTTATTTATATGGTCATCAAACATCCTAAATATTCAATAACAGATGTAGCTCTTACAATATTTTCATCACTTTATGTCGGGTTGCTATTTGGGTTTATTATTTTGACAAGAAACACCCAATATGGTGCATTTTGGGTATGGCTTATTGTAATTAGCTCTTGGGGATCAGATACCTTTGCATATTTTAGTGGGATCCTTTTAGGTAAACATAAATTAGCACCCAATCTAAGTCCTAAGAAAACTATAGAAGGAAGTATAGGTGGGTTTATTGGAGCGGGACTATTAGGGTATATTTATACGATGATTTATACCTACTATACTTACGAAGTACTAAGAGAACACATTTTTACCGTGGTCACAACGGTGATGATAGCTTCCGTTATTTCACAATTTGGAGATCTTGCGGCATCGGCTATCAAGAGATTTTTTAATCAGAAAGATTTTGGATATATATTGCCTGGACATGGGGGAATACTAGATAGATTTGATAGTTTGTTATTAGTTGCCCCAGTTATTTATGCAGCAGTAACATTGGCAGAAAACATCATAAGATAG
- a CDS encoding chemotaxis protein CheW, with protein MDYTFQSIKQYIVFKLDEQLYGINIQNVQIIERIKSIMRVPKAPVCVKGVMNLRGEIIPVISLREQFELLPAEYTDKTRIIIVKLDEAMVGIIVDEVKEVIEISEEQIEAVQNIQGKIKTNHILGVGKVESNIITLLNLSNIIEESFESL; from the coding sequence GTGGACTATACATTTCAAAGTATAAAACAGTATATTGTGTTTAAACTCGACGAACAACTTTATGGGATTAATATACAGAATGTGCAAATTATAGAAAGAATTAAATCAATTATGAGAGTCCCCAAGGCACCTGTTTGTGTAAAAGGAGTTATGAATTTAAGGGGAGAGATTATACCAGTAATAAGTTTAAGAGAACAGTTTGAACTGTTGCCTGCAGAGTATACGGATAAGACAAGAATTATTATTGTAAAATTAGATGAGGCAATGGTAGGCATAATAGTTGATGAGGTGAAAGAGGTTATTGAAATCTCTGAAGAACAAATAGAAGCTGTTCAAAACATTCAAGGAAAAATTAAGACAAATCATATATTAGGGGTTGGGAAAGTTGAGTCAAATATTATCACACTGTTAAATCTTTCAAATATTATTGAAGAATCGTTTGAAAGTTTATAG
- a CDS encoding chemotaxis protein CheC, with product MGERDYQNITEEEIDMLREAGNIASGNAMTSLGKLIGCTLDMNVVKVRIEKIQELTDVLGDAEEFIAGMLINVYGDLNAMLLLALEADSAIKVVNRMLSKEVSHVEEFDEIDISVLCETGNILAGSYLSALNTFTGLELDVSTPQISIDMAGAILSYPAIEFAKNDNSMLFIETEFRDTNQVLNGTYILILDNDSYNKVIDSLGNWL from the coding sequence TTGGGGGAAAGAGATTATCAAAATATAACAGAAGAAGAAATAGATATGCTAAGGGAAGCCGGAAATATTGCCTCAGGTAATGCTATGACTTCACTCGGAAAATTAATTGGATGCACATTAGATATGAATGTTGTTAAAGTACGTATTGAAAAGATACAGGAACTAACAGACGTATTAGGCGATGCTGAAGAATTTATTGCGGGCATGTTAATTAATGTTTATGGCGATCTCAATGCAATGCTCTTACTGGCATTAGAGGCAGACAGTGCGATAAAAGTAGTTAATCGTATGTTAAGTAAAGAAGTATCACATGTAGAAGAATTTGATGAAATTGATATATCTGTTTTATGTGAAACAGGCAATATACTTGCAGGGTCTTATCTAAGTGCCTTGAATACATTCACTGGACTAGAGCTAGATGTTTCAACTCCGCAAATATCTATTGATATGGCAGGAGCTATTCTAAGTTATCCGGCTATCGAGTTTGCAAAAAATGATAATTCAATGTTGTTTATAGAGACTGAATTTAGGGATACTAATCAGGTCTTAAATGGTACCTACATTCTTATTTTGGATAATGATTCCTACAATAAAGTCATAGATTCATTGGGTAATTGGCTATGA
- a CDS encoding DUF6115 domain-containing protein: protein MSIAAQNIPFLCLIWIGIGFVFIILGVLMGSSEKDDINQYVQFSHDQINKDNNKEVEELFSYFLEEEEKKNQDLREMLLKVIDKKDINNTKTNHYPIPERHWSESINTDSLTYNANSGKDSAKHQMPEPANKFNEIVKLYNEGIGAEEIAKKLKKGVGEVNLMISLYTMR from the coding sequence ATGAGCATTGCAGCACAAAATATACCCTTTTTATGTTTAATTTGGATAGGAATAGGGTTTGTTTTCATTATATTAGGCGTATTGATGGGTTCTTCTGAAAAAGATGATATAAATCAATATGTACAATTTTCTCATGATCAAATAAATAAAGATAATAATAAAGAAGTTGAGGAACTATTTTCTTATTTTTTAGAAGAAGAAGAAAAAAAGAATCAAGATCTTCGAGAGATGTTATTAAAAGTTATTGATAAAAAAGACATTAACAACACTAAAACAAATCATTACCCTATACCTGAAAGACACTGGTCAGAAAGCATAAATACTGATAGTTTGACTTATAATGCAAATAGCGGTAAGGACTCTGCTAAACATCAAATGCCCGAGCCTGCAAATAAATTTAATGAAATTGTAAAACTCTATAACGAAGGTATTGGTGCCGAGGAGATCGCAAAGAAATTAAAAAAAGGGGTAGGGGAAGTGAATCTTATGATTTCACTATACACTATGAGGTAA